In the Candidatus Zixiibacteriota bacterium genome, AAGGGGTCGACGAACTAATTCTTCGCCCGCGCCGCCGTCCAGCCGCTGAGCAGCGCGACGGTCACGGCGGCGAAGTGAACCGCCGCCATCGGCACCCAGGTGCCGTCGGCGAGCAGCCCGGTGAGCTGCTGCAGCGCGGCGGGCCAGAAGAACTGCGAGAAGACCACCGCGCCCGAGGCCGAGCCGGCAAGATCGGGGTCGACCGCCATCGCGCCGGCCTGGGCGTAGGGCATCGAGAGGCCCTGAGCGAGGCTGACGAAGAATCCGGGCACGTAGAGCGCGGGCATCGAGACGCCGCCAAAATAGAGCCAGCCGGCGAGCAGCACACCGTTGGCGACCCCGATCGCGCCGCCGAGAAGGGTCATCGATTCGATCGAGCGGCCGGCGCCGATGCGGCCGGAAATAAAGCTCCCCGCCATGAAGCCGATCGGGAAGGTGAAGAACCAGAGGCCGATGTCGGAGGCGTCGGCGCCGAGGTGCTCGGCGGCGAGGAAGGAGGCGGCGGTCGCATGGGTGTAGAAGGCCGCCGACATCATCCCGGGTTGCAGCACGAATCCCAGGAAACGCCGCCGCCGGAGCAGCGACTTGTAGCCGGACAGCACGCCGCGCGGCGCCGCCGCTTTGTGCGCGCGCGTTTCCGGAACCGCGTACGCCACGGCGAGGATCACCGCCAGGCCGAAGACCGACGCCAGCACGAACAGCGCGCGCCAGCCGAACCGCGTCGTGAGCTGCCCGCCGATCGGCGGCGCGAACATCGGCCCGAGAACGTAGGCGGCGGTGAGGTAGGCGATCACCTGCGCGACACGCTCCTGGCCGTAGACGTCGCGCGCGATGGCGCGCGCCAGCACCACGCCGCAGCCCGCCCCGGCTCCCTGCAACATGCGCCCCGCGAGCAGCATCGGCAGGTTGGCGGCCGCCAGGCAGCTCGCGGCGCCGCAGGTGAACAGCGCCAGTCCGCACAGGAGCACGCGTTTGCGCCCGAAGCGGTCGGACAGGCCGCCGTAGGCGACCGTGAAGCAGGCCATCGAGAGCATCTCGAGCGAAAGCGTGAGCTGCGCCATGCCCGTGGAGACCCCGAAGGCCTCTTTTACCGCCGGCATCGCCGGGATGATCAGGTGGACCGAGAGCGGCCCGATGAAGGTGACGGACACAAGAGCGACGAAGAAATACCAGCGCGGCCGGAACGACGTGGTCATGCGCT is a window encoding:
- a CDS encoding multidrug effflux MFS transporter, whose translation is MTTSFRPRWYFFVALVSVTFIGPLSVHLIIPAMPAVKEAFGVSTGMAQLTLSLEMLSMACFTVAYGGLSDRFGRKRVLLCGLALFTCGAASCLAAANLPMLLAGRMLQGAGAGCGVVLARAIARDVYGQERVAQVIAYLTAAYVLGPMFAPPIGGQLTTRFGWRALFVLASVFGLAVILAVAYAVPETRAHKAAAPRGVLSGYKSLLRRRRFLGFVLQPGMMSAAFYTHATAASFLAAEHLGADASDIGLWFFTFPIGFMAGSFISGRIGAGRSIESMTLLGGAIGVANGVLLAGWLYFGGVSMPALYVPGFFVSLAQGLSMPYAQAGAMAVDPDLAGSASGAVVFSQFFWPAALQQLTGLLADGTWVPMAAVHFAAVTVALLSGWTAARAKN